Part of the Nicotiana sylvestris chromosome 2, ASM39365v2, whole genome shotgun sequence genome, GTGCATGCCAGAGGTGTAGGGCCTCCACCCATACCGGTCGATGAATTTTCACTTGATAAGCTGGTTGATGCAATCAAATTCATGCTTGATCCGAAGGTAATTTTACTAAAAGGTTCAACACATATTCTTTACTGTAATTTGATAAAGTTATGTCTGCGCACACTCTACCCTttccagacctcacttgtggggtggttgttgttgttgataaagTTGTGCTAAGTATTCTCCGGATAGCAAGACACTTCAAACTTTTGTTTGTGGTTACCAATTCAGAGAGATATCACGTGTTCTCTCGGTtgaactactactactactactattattattattattattattattattattattattattattattattattaattgctCTCCAGTTCAGCTTGTATGCACCTCGACTATTCCACTGGGTACCTGCCACCTTCCACCAGCACCGGTACCGAGTAACCCTACCCACTTAGATTTGGATAAATGGAAAAAAATCACTTACCATTTTTGTCTCTGTTGAGATTTCAACCATAGTCTTCCATGGTTTTCCTCCACATAAATGATGATAGGCCACACCTTTGGGGTGCAACAATATCCTCTTATTTCGTTTGTGAAATATTTCGGATATTTAAGGCATGTTTGAAATGTTTTTTATATGAACTGGTGAGATGGTGCACAGGTGAAGGAGCAAGCGATTGAACTGGCCAAAGCTATGGAGAACGAAGACGGAGTCACCGGGGCAGTAAAAGCCTTCTTTAAGCATCTACCGCGCAAAAAACTTGAGCCTGAGCAATTGCCTAAACGATCAAGTGTTTTTTCAATAAAAAGTTGCTTTGGTTTTTCCTAAATCTGAGTGGTAAAGATGTGCTCCAGTTTTTGTGCATTCTTCACTAGTAAATTATTGTATTCCATTCTTGTGTAATTATGTACTCCTATTATTTATACATATTGCCACTGGTGCTCTTCTGACAGAAGGACATTACAACCTGTTCCATGCCGGTTCCAACTGGTTTGGGATTTGCCGGTTCCAACTGGTTTGGGGTTGAGGCGTAATTGTTGTAATCATTACTTTGTTCTATGAATTTATGTGCACTTCGATTTCCCCAAATGATACCAATTGTAACATTTCATCAAAGAAGAATCTGGTTGTAACGACAGTTCCAAATTAACCTTGAATTCGCCCTCATTCATGTTTTTGTTGTCCTTGTACTACAAGATCTATTCCTCCTTTCATTCTTAACAAGTGAAGTGtagaaattttgtttttattactTTAACTGGCAGTACATTTCATAAGATGAACGTGGTAGAAATGTGGATATTAATATGGACATCAGAAAATCGGACAAGACAGAAAATACTTCTAACCGCTTTCGATAATATGTACAAGCAGCATACAAAGGATAAAATGAGAGAATATATCTGAGCTTGTTTTATGATGTCTGTTTGTAGGTGTCATATAGTAATGGATAACTAAGGGCCGTTTGGCCATAAAAATCCTTTTTTTGGAAAATTTCTACTTTCTTATTGGAATCAGTGTTTGGCCATGAAAATTTACATTTCACTTCAAGTGAAATTGAATTTTGgaatttctcaaaattttgaaaaaatcaaaaaaaggttgtttttaaaaaatttcacttcaaatgaaaaattcaaaaacagctctaaattgtattcatgtccaaacacaactctaattttcaaatatcattttcaattgaaaaaaatttacttttttttttgaaaatttcacaattcttatgtccaaacgcccactaaaagTGCTAAGAAGCGAAAAGTAGATCTAAAATCACAGGTTGGTCGCAGTATAAAACAAGGAAATTTtaggaataaaaagaaaaactgcAACCATTACAGCATAAATTTTCAGGACACTGCACTTAGATAATTAACATAGGTACAAGACACCCAGAAACTTACAACCAACCACATTACCCTTCAACAAATACATTCAAGAATAGGGGATTCCTTTACTATAAGATTTGAAAGCCTACTAGTAATATTGGAGCAAGTCAGAGACACTAATAATTACCGCGAACAAGATCCATTTCTGCATTTCTTACTTGTACTTTTCCATTATTCTCCTTGCTTCTTCTAGACTGTCGTCAACGGAAGTGGTGCCTGTGCCTCCACCACCTTTTGGACCATCATCTTTGTTCAAGGCTATAAATCCAAAGTAAATGACTCCCATCATCGCCTATACATTAACGAGGAATTTTTAGTCGTTAATGAACAAAAGTTAGTTTGAAGATCTACCATGAAAAGTTGAGGAGGAAAATAATGAATAAAGCTAAAAGCAGACATGGAGCATTGAGGAGCTTCTGAATATTCGATTAGTCAGATTGAGGTTTCTGGGATTTATAGTTTTATGTCCGAACTGTGTTGAGCAATTCCAGAAGTTTTTAGCTGCAACATTGACAATATCCACACAAAAAAGGTGATTTATGAAACCAAAGTAAGTTGTCAAAGGGGCAAGTTTTGCCCGTTACAACCAGGCCCGACCCAGGGCTTGTACCGGATCGGCCTGGGACCGTTAGGGGAAGGGGCTGGGCTTAAGAGAGAGGGGAGTTGGGCGTGGGATGGTGTCTGGTTGGGCCCACCAGACCGGCCCCTCAAGGACCAGACTGGACCGACACTTTGACCCTAATTCTTAACTATAAATGCCAAAGTAGTAGGAGCTAAGTTTCCCAATCCATGCAGTAATGAGGCACTGGAAACATACCAACACGAAGAAAGCTGTCGACAGGAATGACTTGAGTGCAAAAAGAGCAAGGCCCCCTGAAACTATGGTCACAGCAATCCTGGCTATTGGTCTTGGAATGGCATCCTAACATCAAACAAGAGAAGTATATGCAATTCGGTAAATGGATAAACATGATCTCCTAGTATCATCATTGATAACGTGACTGACAAATTGACACAAACTCGACTTACAGGTACCATGCTGGTTCCAGCTTCAATTCCATCCTTCCCAACTCTCCATGCAGTTTGAAGAACTATCAAAATTTCAGCACACATTGGATTATCATTAGAGTCTAGACTATATGTCAAGAAAATAAGGCAAAGGAAAACTTCCTGTTCTACACGAAGCTATCTGAAAAATACTCCTTTTCCTAACTAAAATTTTCCCAACtaaccttttatattttattCTCCCAAAATAGGACATAAAGAATGCAAATAGCGGCTTGTTCTTTGAGTCCAAATGCGGAAAAAATGCCTTCTTTAGGGAGAACTAACTTCCAGTACAATTGCCCGCAAAGACCCTGTGCATTGACACTTCCAAAGGATATTTTTTAAAGTTCGAAAGAAATTCTTTTGCCATTGAAGTTTCTTGTCCTGATAAGCATAAGTACTTATCTCAATGCAAGAAGCAGCAAACAACATTAAAGTCAAACTGCTTCAGAATGCAGTCGTGATTCTTTACATGTAAGTACTAACAACTCATGCCCCATTAGAACATTGTCTATCTAGTTTTTGGATAGAGCACAAACAAGAATTCTCTTCGAAATATCTTTGCAACAATCAAGAGCTACTTCTCCTGAAATTTTGGTCATAGAACTTCATAATAACATCATTCAAAATGTCATAGCATCCAATAAACAAAGGGGAAAACTGGGAAGTACTCCACACCTCCCTAGTTGCTAATGGATTAAGCACGATTCCAGAACTGCTTCAATTTCTTCCTAGTTCCTAATAGTACTATCAAATAATCTTCAAGTTGAAAACTTGATTCCTCATTGTCTTTTAATCCAAACAAGCTGTTCTGCCTAAGTTTTGCATTTGGAACAACCCCTATAGTAGAACCAAGCTCCACTACTCTCTATACAATAAGACCCAAAAGACAGGCACTATCACCGTTTGACGAGTCAAAAAGCATTTTTTAAATGTTTAATTACAAAACAATTTTTTCGAGACAGAGGGCGTACATGATGAATGCAAATAAGACCCTGAAGTAATATTTTTAATCATCCATGAATATAGTACTAAAACAAGATGTAACCAGGAGCAGAGCTACAACCCCAATGAAGGGTGGTCTATTCAATAGCCTTCACCGAAAAATTATACTCCTATGCAGGGGCGGAGCTAGTGTTGACGTTACGAGTTCGGCTGACTCAGTAACTTTAGTCCAAACTCTGTATTTATCTTAAAAGAATCAtggaaaatatataaaatattaatttagaatcCAGTAACTTAAAAAGACTAGAATCCCGAACCCATAAGTTTCAAATCCCGGCTCCGCCTCTGCTCCTATAATAGGTCAATTATTGCTTTTATACGTACATGTTAAATCTTGAACACCCTTAGCGAAATTCTTGGCTTCGCCACTGGATGTACTAAAGTAGATACTACTACCAGAGCAAACAATCAGAGAATTCCAAGCTAAACAATGGGTCTACTCATTAATGGTCACAAAAAGCTAATATCAGTTCCACCTATGTACAAAGCATACTCAGTCTCTAAACCCAAAAACAGTCTAATGAATCCTCCTAATACtgaacataaattcaagaaaatagatACAGATGATTAATATAGCCATCCCCAACTGAGATTTTCAGTTAAACAACAAGAATTTAACTCAATACACTTTAGCTAATCCACAATGTTCTCTATAACAGTTAAAGATTGTACCTTTCAAAAAATTGAATTGAGCTGCAAATATTAAAGGTGTGGCCTGAAACTTGTTGTGGCTCCTCAGATTCTTGAATTGTTTGGTTGATAAAGCTGTTTgctttttcaacttaagcaatGAATTTGTGGCAAAAAATGGTGATGGGTTGAGAGCAGAAAGTGTAATTTGATTTCTACTGTAAAAACATTTTGGGGATTGCACTGAAACAAAAAGTGTAGAATGAAAGGTAAGTGTTGAAGCCATAAATATTTCGTTCAATCAAATGTATGACTTTACAAAAGGAAccaagaattttattttaattagtatGAGCAGAAAATCAGATATATAGTAACCATTATTCTTTGTGAGGCTACAAAAATTGAGTCTGAACTTAAAATTTTAGAATTAAGACCGAAAGAGATGGTGAAATTGGGTAAGAGTCGGAGAAGCCAGGAAATGAGATACAAATATTGGGCTTGTTTTTTAGACTGGGCCTGAGGGTACCTGTTGTAAAAATACAGGGCGTACTATTTGGTCGCCCCATTTAatttatacccatttttttaaaaaagttttaacttgtacccactttttaaataacttcagcaccctttctcctcctccttttcctccttcgttttcttcttcttctgttgcTACTGTTGCTGGTGCTGCTAtaaaacttcagttcatgggatgattgccatacgtatatttatcagattatttaaaaataaattataaataattacgtaagttgatagacaataatttgtgaacaTTTCCACGTAATTCTGTttttttcacgtttattgtttccaaaatttatgatagATATTGTTGGTAATCTGATTATTTTATAGTAGTAATACACTATGAAAGAATaaggtgattatttatctagtatgttagaaagctttttcaaaaacttcagcttatatagtgctgaagtttttacaaatgaactaaataacttcagcatcttcttttgaagtttttgaaaaagcttatccaggacaaaaaacttgagcttatttagtgctgaagtttttacaaatgaactaaataacttcagtatcttctgctgaagtttttgaaaaatctttatgacaaatgaatccaggacaaaaaaaacttcaactattttagtgctaaagtttttacaaatgaactaaataacttcagcattttatccaggacaaaaaaacttcagcatattgcctttgctacttcaggcccgtttactagaatgctgaagttttgcgtgattgtctttgctacttcagccccgtatgctgaagttacgcgaaaaagtgggtacgcttgcaattttttttacaaagcgggcacaagttaaaacgtgacccaaaaagcgggtatagatgcaaatcccctGGACCTGTTCTAGGGAAAAATCCACTTTAATGGGCTGCAGGCCCAATTTTATGAGAAGgcaattttaaagagaaattttcagaaaccactatgttttagtgATTATTAGCTTGCTATAGCTCCATTTACTAAATTACTTCCTATAACTATGTTTTAACTTGTCATAGAATGTactcgatgtatttaagctaatgtattcatgaatacaataggaAGAGTCGGCGGAAGAAAGGGATTTACCGCTAATGTATAgactgtattcatatgtattcgcGAGCTGTATTCGTGAATACAGTAACGAAATTTGCAAAAAAAAGGTCTTCAGCTGTTTAAAAAACggtaagtgaatcaattaacgcgatagactcctaatataactcaacaaactcaattataacacacaaaatttgtattttcagttatagaaaagattctcaaccgaaaaacacccaaaaaatagagcaatattcaGAGATTCAATCCATCCTTTTTTTAGTGGTATCTttactaaaatatttttgaagttataTATCTTTACAAATAGATTTCCATATTGAAGTTATATAATTATATTGAATTCagttaaatacataaaaatacattAAATACATAAAGTATAGTATGTCATCTATAGtacaaaaacatatgaatacataatgcagatacatttgaatacatatatacatctgaatacataaattatattaattaaaaaaaatatatgaatacattctaCAATACATTGAATACATACTGTTGAATATATACTGCTGGACAAAACAGTGAAACAAAGTGAAGctttaaaattatataattacattgaatacaattaaatacaatgaatatattgaaaaagtagaaaaaactaaagacagtgaatacaataaaatacatggaatattataagatacattgaaatacaatgaaaaaaaggtaACAGACTCTTCAAGTTCCTCAGCCCTAAACTTTGTCCCCAATACACCGATATCCAGGCCGCCTCTATGTGCTACTTCTCCGATGTCAAAGCCGGAATCTTCATCAGCGAGCAGGAAGTCGAAGAGACTCGTAACAAAGACAGATCCAGTAGTAGCTGCACCAGCTGATAGTGATTTTGAAGAGTCGGAACCTATTTTGTCAATGAAGAAGGAATTTACGAGACGAACAACTGAAAAAGAACCAGTAGATCTCAATAGAAGAAACGAACTGTCAAAAATTCAGGTTCTTTTGACAATGGAGATGAATCAGTGGAGAATCGTTGATAAAAAGAATGGGGAAGAGAATGTCGCTGTGATGGAGAAAAATTGGAGAGAGAGATTGTGGAGAGAGAAGTTTACTTCCTATACGGTAATTTtgtgagagaaaaaaaaataatacacaaCATATTTAATGGTTTAAAGGTAGGAAGTGGCCATAATAGATATTTTGCTACAAAAATTAAAAGGTAGCTATAGgagataattttttaaaagggtatttatttataataaataaggtatcaacctttgctataggaggtaaaatttcctttttaaaaatcttaaacagagattttggaagaaattgTGTGGACTAGCTACTTTTTAGCCAGCTATTAGAGTTATCCAGCTTTATAAAGTAAGATTTTCATGTGGCATTCAGTTTTGTACCACCCATTAAATTTGtatttactttttaaaaaaagtttaaCGGATACCCAATTTTTGGATAACTTCAGATATATTATCTTCTTCTTTACTGttgctttcttcttctttgtgcttagagtttttcttcttctacttAGTTGCAAAATATGTTTGCTAAATTTGTTATTGTTGATAATTTGATGATTGAGATTTGTTCTTTAAGATATTTGAAAGTTAtatttcaaatttgagctcatttggagtaaATTTGGGCATTGAATCGTGTATTGGATTGCTAAAATTTGAAGACCaagtttatttttcaaaacttaagATTCGAAATCTGAAGTTGCATTCAATAGATTGAACTACTTAAAATTCGAATTTCTGAAGTTGCATTTGAGAGATAGAATAACTTCAGATTTGATTTCTGAAGTTGCATTTGAAAGATAGAATAACTTCAAATTTGATTTCTGAAGTTGCATTTAAGAGATGGAAGTACTTCAGATCCGAGCGGGTACACTTTATAAATTTTTTTGCAATATGGATATAACTTCTATAGTGACCCCAAAAGTAGGTATATATAAAAATGCCCCCTTTATAAATGTATTAAAGTAGCCACTAATCCATTTAAATTAAGTTCAATTATTCGCAAGTTTTGCATGATGAACAAATCTTATAGTATGTGTGATTCAATTATTCACAAGTTCTATCGGATACCCATGACTTGTACTACTATCTTAACTTCATCAATCTAATTAAATTTTGCCAGATAATGAAATTGTTCATAAACCTATAGTAAATTTTCTGCAATGTTATTGGAAATAAACACAAGGTAGAAGATTGAATCCATTTCAAAATGGAATCTGAGGCACAGGTCCAAAAGGAAGCCCTAGAATTAGAAGATCGAAGATGAGGAGTCAATCGAGCAATTAGAAAAATGGCCGACGGACTTAAACATTAACAAAGTAGTAGGTTAAGTCATTCTACAACTAGAGTATTAGACTCTTATTACAACTAAAAAACTTAATTTTCTAGAAaatcaaatcttagaaagattgTATTTACTTTTGTAACTAGTCAGCTTTGAGGTATTATGAGATATTCTTCATGGAAGGTGGTTGAGGAATATGTACCCTTCTGTTTCAATTTATTTGAACCTTTTCGAAATACAATGGTCAAATTGACTAAGTTTAGTATGAAttaggatataaattctttaaattTTCTGAAACGATaataacaacaaacccagtattaTATGGGTTAATATTACCATAATTATATATGGACCAAGTTGGCATTAAGTAAACCTTCGAAGGCTGCCATGTTTCGTCAATAGGATATACTGATTTGGCTTCAAAAGGTCGATGTCATGAGAAAACAAcactgtcacgatccggatttcccaccctcgggagtcgtgatagcacGTACtagtgagagctaggcaagccaactattctgattaatttacccttttcatttttaacttCTTAACAATTAAGAGCTAACATATTATAAACAGTGGAAATAATAGAGCGGAAGAACGAAATTTAATTAAGCTAATACCAATACGAATCCATAAAcataaaccacccagaactggtgtcacaatctcacagactatctaagaatactacaaataaggtccaaacaaaataaatacatgtctgtctctaaaatagtaaagaacagaagaaaactaggtaggaaggggacgccaaggcctgcggacgcctgcaggactacctcgggtctcctgatagattgaaggcagcaacccctagctaaggtccgtatgctccaataccgggatctgcacaaaagaatgcagagtgtagtattagtacaaccgaccccatgtactgagtaagtatcgagcctaacctcggcgaagtagtgacgaggctagaacacAACAAACAATCATAACCTGCAGTGAAACAATATCTAGCAAAATGACATTAATAGAAGTGATTCAAAAGTAACGGAGGAGGGGTAACATGATATGGGGGAAAATACCAATGTAAAGAGTCACAATAATAATGGAATAAGACAATTAAGGTACTTGAATCGAAAACATCAAGAAATCATAACAACAGGCAataagtgcatggcatcacccttcgtgcttttactctcaatcctcaccaataCAATCAAgtatgaaaatgtgcacggcatcacccttcgtgctttatctatcttcctcaccatgtaaatattagaaatgtgcacggcattatccttcgtgctttatctctcttcgtCACCATATGCATCGATATCAATAAAAatgtacatggcatcacccttcgtgctttatcactctttcctcaccaaatgaataaatatgaatgtgcacggcatcaccttgaagacgaacaatctcccggatatagatctcagctaacctctcggaagaataggagactgccacaggaataaaatgcgctgacttggtcagcctatcaacaataacccatactgcatcgaacttcctctgagtccgtgggagtctaacaacaaagtccatagtgatccgctcccacttccactcaggaatctcaatcttctgaaacaaatCACCAGgtatctgatgctcgtactttacctgctgacaattcaaacatcgagctatataggcaacaatgtccttcttcatcctcctctaccaataatgctgccacaaatcctgatacatcttagcgacacccggatgaatagaataccggaaactatgggcctcctctagaatcaaatcACGAAGTCTATCCACATTAgacacacaaatacgaccctgcatcctcagaactccatcatctccaactgtaacctatttggcacctccgtgccgcactgtgtctctaaggacaaacaaatgagggtcatcatactgtcgatctcagatatgctcaaataatgaagaacgagtgattgtgcaagctagaacacggctgggctcagaaacatccaacctcaaaaactgattggctaaagcctgaacatccaaagcaaggggcctctcaccgaccggaatatacacAAGACtgccatactggctgacttcctattcaaagcatcagccactacattggtcatccccggatgatacaagatggtgatatcatagtctttcaacagttCCAGCCACCTCCTCTggctcaaatttagctccttctatttgaacaagtattgcaaactcttgtgatccgtgaacacctcacatgacacgccatataaataatgcctccaaatcttcagcgcatgaacaatgactgctaactccaaatcatgaactagataattcttcttgtggatcttcaactgtcacgaaacatatgcaataaccttgccattttgCATCAACACCGCGCCAAGTCCAATacgcgatgcatcacaatacactgtatatgaacctgaacctgtgggcaaaaccaacaccgttgtcgtagtcaaaactgtcttgaacttctgaaagctcgcctcacactcgttcgaccacctgaactgggcacccttctaggtcaacctggtcatcggggttgcaatagatgaaacccctccacaaaccgacggtaatagcccgccaaacccaagaaactccggatctctgtagctgatatgggcttaggccagtccttgactgccgcaatcttcttaggatccacatGAATACCCCCTgccgatacaacatgacccaagaatgcaacagAACTCAAcgaaaactcacactttgaaaacttagcatacaactaactatccccagagtctgaagaatgactcgaagatgctgctcgtgctcctcccagctgcgggaataaatcaaaatataatcaatgaagatgatcacgaaggaatccaaataaggcttgaacactcggttcatcaaatccatgaaagttgctggggcatttgtcaacccgaatgacatcactaagaactcataatgcctgtaccgagtgcgaaaagctgtcttagggacatcagatgccctaatcctcaactgatagtaGCTAGATCTCagatcaatcttcgaaaataccttggcaccctgaagttgatcaaacaaatcatcaatcctcggtaatggatacttgtacttgatggtgactttgttcaactaccgatagtctatacatatcctcatcgacccatacttcttcttaacaaacaacaccgacgcaccccaaggcgatacactcggtctaataaagcctttatccaacaagtcctgcaactgttctttcaattctttcaactctggcggagccatacgatatggcggaatagaaatgggctgagtgcccggagccaaattaatgcaaaagtcaatatccctgtcgggtggcatccctggtaggtctgaaggaaatacctctggaaactcacaaataacgggcacaaaatccatagaaggaacctcaacactagaatcaagaacatacgccaaataggacaaacatcccttatcaaccatacgtcaagccttcatatatgaataaccctactggtagaatgaccaggagtccctctccactccaaacaaGGCAACCCCGATAATaccaaggtcacggtcttggcatgataaTCTAATATAGTatgatatggggataaccaatccatccccagaatgacatcgaaatccaccatgtcgagaagtaggagatctacatgggtctcaagacccccaataatgacCACGCAAGCACAataaacacgatctaccacaatagaatcacccaccactgtagacacatatacatgagcactaaaaatcacgaggcacaactagataaggggcaaaataagatgatacataagaatatgtggaccctggatcaaatagaactgaggcatctctactgcACACTGAAaccgtacctatgataactgcatcagaggcctcagcctcaggtctgcctggcatagcataacatcggggctgggccccaccactctgaactgcatccctaggacggcctcctgctggctggcctctacctctagctgcctggcctccacctctagcagcatggcctccacctctaacacctctacccctacctctagctggctgagcgggcggtggaacacccggtgctggaaccatagcacgagaaccctggtgttgagaactgctcgaggctcgagggcaaaacctagcaatgtgactcgTATTACCACAAATATAGCAAGACTtgggctgctgagactgctgaccctgacggcCTGGATAACCACaccaaaaactctggagcggaggtgcactgataggagctggtgatgcactatagggcaactgatcagaatattgcatatgagaaccacggccacctggagcAACGTGAAAATCCTGAAGTGCCGACTGAAATGGCTTAGGAGGGTGACCTTTACCAAAAGAATCCCAGCCTCCAGACTAGGAACCACTGAATCTGccagaatgatgaggcctcttatcagacccctgaccgCTCCTCTGAGCTAAAATCATCTCAAcccgcctggccacattggccgcatcctggaaagaaatctcgctacttgtctccttagccatctgcagtcTAATAGGCTGAgagagtccctcaataaacctccccatcctttctctctcggtggggagtatcaaaagaacatgacgagccaaatcaataaatctcatctcgtactgggtgacagtcatagaaccctgctggagacgctcgaaCCGCCTGCAGTACTACTCTTTGTGAGTGACGGGAAGAAATAGCtgcgagaactggtcccaagtgagagctggtaATCTAactggtctggccaaacaataatctctccaccatttcttggcggaacttGATAGACGGAAATCAGCAAAGTcaaccctattggtctccactatccccatgttccaaagaacctcatgacaactatctaAGTAATTCTGGAGATCCTCTGAAtatgtaccaccataagtagtagtgaacagcttggtaaacttgtccaacctccacaaagcataggggtgggcattcggtatttcggtattcggtttatcaattatgtatacca contains:
- the LOC104243537 gene encoding uncharacterized protein, producing the protein MASTLTFHSTLFVSVQSPKCFYSRNQITLSALNPSPFFATNSLLKLKKQTALSTKQFKNLRSHNKFQATPLIFAAQFNFLKVLQTAWRVGKDGIEAGTSMVPDAIPRPIARIAVTIVSGGLALFALKSFLSTAFFVLAMMGVIYFGFIALNKDDGPKGGGGTGTTSVDDSLEEARRIMEKYK